A window from Tenacibaculum singaporense encodes these proteins:
- a CDS encoding DMT family transporter — protein MKIFFLYFLAFIGGVSLAVQAGFNTQLGAIVKQPVIAVIATSIASAVFGCLFIYLFKEESIQLTIAQQVPWYLWFIGGLFSMIGISLYFYTIPKLGISKMIAFGLCGQLIFSLFAGKFGWLNLPVEPITTKKCVGIVFMAISILLINSK, from the coding sequence ATGAAAATATTCTTTTTATACTTTTTGGCCTTTATTGGTGGGGTTTCACTAGCAGTTCAAGCAGGATTTAACACACAATTAGGTGCTATTGTAAAACAACCTGTTATTGCTGTTATAGCCACCTCTATAGCCAGTGCTGTTTTTGGGTGCTTATTCATATATCTATTCAAAGAAGAAAGTATTCAACTAACTATAGCGCAACAAGTACCTTGGTATTTATGGTTTATTGGCGGACTTTTTAGCATGATTGGTATTTCTCTTTATTTTTACACCATACCAAAGCTAGGGATTTCAAAAATGATTGCTTTTGGCTTATGTGGTCAATTGATTTTTTCGTTATTCGCAGGAAAATTTGGTTGGTTAAACCTGCCTGTTGAGCCTATAACTACCAAAAAATGTGTTGGAATTGTTTTCATGGCAATTAGTATTCTTTTAATCAACTCAAAATGA
- a CDS encoding putative phage abortive infection protein, whose translation MIERKENKNIYGLSKISKWILTASFTALSFSFIAPYLLTKFSIIDFTETGEIGDTLGGIMNPFIALGGALLTYLAFYMQFKANKLQREQFDIQIENEKKQFREEIKEQNEQFLKSQFENQFYEMIRLHKENVSEISISLKSHYLSGGQSIYSDDKVSGREVFKYLLEEINLLYWITKEFFPKKSSNFLINMAYGVFFHGNNFDKKLESKGPNDKNHVDFINSLININVWHSHGNYKGLNQVVKRHTGFENAKELNFILFEGHSSHLAHYYRHLYQTVKFVANQDETKITYSEKRKYLRILRAQLSNQEQVLLFYNWKSGFGKNWENKTNRFFTDYRMIHNIYNDLLITDFNLIKLFNLEKESYYRKEPNRENDTLFEFQDW comes from the coding sequence GTGATTGAACGAAAAGAAAATAAAAATATTTATGGGCTAAGTAAAATATCTAAATGGATTCTAACCGCTTCGTTTACAGCCCTATCATTCTCTTTTATAGCCCCTTACCTACTAACTAAATTTTCTATAATCGATTTTACTGAAACTGGAGAGATTGGAGATACTTTAGGAGGGATTATGAATCCTTTTATTGCATTAGGTGGAGCACTACTAACTTATCTTGCTTTTTACATGCAATTTAAGGCTAATAAATTACAAAGGGAACAATTTGACATTCAAATAGAAAATGAAAAAAAACAGTTTCGTGAAGAAATTAAAGAACAAAATGAACAGTTCCTTAAATCTCAGTTTGAGAATCAATTTTATGAAATGATTAGGTTACATAAAGAAAATGTAAGTGAAATTTCAATAAGCTTAAAATCACATTATCTTTCTGGTGGTCAATCAATCTATTCTGATGATAAAGTTTCTGGTCGTGAAGTCTTCAAGTATTTACTAGAAGAAATAAACTTACTATACTGGATAACAAAAGAATTTTTCCCAAAAAAAAGTTCCAATTTCTTAATAAATATGGCCTATGGTGTGTTTTTTCATGGTAATAATTTTGACAAAAAACTTGAGTCAAAAGGACCAAATGATAAGAATCATGTTGACTTTATAAATAGCCTTATAAACATAAACGTCTGGCATTCTCATGGTAATTACAAAGGTCTAAATCAAGTTGTTAAAAGACATACTGGTTTTGAAAATGCTAAAGAGTTAAATTTTATTTTATTTGAAGGACATTCTTCACATCTTGCACATTATTATAGACATTTGTATCAAACAGTTAAATTTGTTGCAAATCAAGATGAAACAAAGATTACCTATAGTGAAAAAAGAAAATATTTAAGAATATTAAGAGCTCAATTATCAAATCAAGAGCAAGTTCTACTATTCTATAATTGGAAATCAGGGTTTGGAAAAAATTGGGAAAACAAGACTAATCGTTTTTTTACTGATTATAGAATGATTCATAATATTTACAATGATTTACTAATAACAGACTTTAATCTAATTAAGCTATTCAACTTAGAAAAAGAATCATATTACAGGAAAGAACCAAATAGAGAAAATGACACTTTATTTGAGTTTCAAGATTGGTAA
- a CDS encoding Crp/Fnr family transcriptional regulator, whose translation MNYKKVFKTIEEAYTPLSTECQQELITSSKVCVYKKGDIVVREGQFSKKVFFIIQGCSRAYYLKDGKDISDWFTFENQFMASIVSFFSNEPSPHYVEFVEDSTVLEFSKDTVDKLSQKHHDFERLISKIVTETMLGLCERLYTIQFNKAEERYKHLLSIYPFITNRIPLTHIASYLGITLETLSRIRSPKKRI comes from the coding sequence ATGAATTATAAAAAAGTCTTTAAAACGATTGAGGAAGCATACACTCCGCTATCTACTGAGTGTCAACAAGAATTAATTACCAGTTCAAAAGTTTGTGTATATAAAAAAGGTGACATTGTTGTACGAGAAGGACAGTTTTCTAAAAAAGTCTTTTTTATTATACAAGGATGTTCTAGAGCATATTACTTAAAAGATGGTAAAGATATTTCTGATTGGTTTACTTTCGAAAATCAGTTTATGGCTTCCATTGTTAGCTTTTTTAGTAACGAACCTAGTCCACACTATGTTGAATTTGTTGAAGATTCAACCGTTTTGGAATTTTCAAAAGATACGGTTGATAAGCTTTCTCAAAAACATCACGATTTTGAACGCTTAATTAGTAAAATAGTAACTGAAACCATGTTGGGGCTTTGCGAGCGATTATACACCATTCAATTCAACAAAGCAGAAGAAAGGTATAAACACCTCCTTAGTATTTATCCTTTTATAACCAACAGAATTCCCCTTACACATATTGCCTCTTATTTAGGAATAACTCTTGAAACGTTAAGCAGAATAAGAAGCCCCAAAAAACGAATTTGA
- a CDS encoding amino acid permease codes for MRNKLKKDLGLFDVFAISTGAMFSSGFFLLPGIASHYTGPSVFLAYLLAGVLILPTMFSIAEISTALPRSGGAYFFLDRSLGPLMGTIGGLGTYFALMLKTAFAIIGIGAYAAIFWEVPTKIVAIVATLFFMALNLVGAKKTSAFQKVFVIFLLIILVGFIADGLFSIFTSDTITDESINKQFTPFFSNGFGGMFTTIGFVFVSYLGLTQIVSVAEEIKNPERNIPLGMILSLVVTGLIYGLGVFIMVTLIEPTAFANELAPAATAAEQLFKWLPDNVGVLLMSVAALAAFASTGNAGLLSASRYPFAMGRDKLFPAILAKIGKKGSPVVAIFLTTALIIVFILLLSEEGIVKLASTFQLLIFIFINFSVIVFRKSKIESYDPGYLSPLYPFMQVVGIIISFILIIYLGWMPVLFTSGIIVIGLLWYHFYSKGKVKREGAIFHWFALLGRHQYDELENELMTILKEKGLREGDPFDETVITSKIKILKDTTNFDKVLNIASDYFCRELDLNKEGVLHKFFQSIPDESVITLPGILVFHAKFKSVTHPSMKIVISKKPIEGTLPSEDYEFKKPIQICAFLINSDENPKQQLRMLSRLLDILEREQIVKTLLKMNSHREIKEFLLQNERFVSIKLLEGTPQDTMIGKQLKDIQLPKDVLVALVERNDKTFTPNGSTVFLKDDVLTILGETKSIAKLYKEYMSYEIDKLDTEETS; via the coding sequence ATGAGGAACAAACTAAAAAAAGACTTAGGATTATTTGATGTTTTTGCCATAAGTACTGGAGCCATGTTTAGCTCTGGTTTCTTTTTACTACCAGGAATCGCCTCACATTACACAGGACCTTCTGTATTTTTAGCCTATTTACTTGCAGGTGTATTAATACTACCCACCATGTTTAGTATTGCTGAAATATCAACAGCTTTACCACGATCAGGTGGAGCTTACTTTTTTTTAGACAGAAGCTTAGGTCCACTCATGGGAACCATTGGCGGACTGGGTACCTATTTTGCTTTAATGCTTAAAACAGCCTTTGCTATTATTGGTATTGGTGCTTATGCCGCTATATTTTGGGAAGTACCCACCAAAATAGTTGCCATTGTGGCTACTCTCTTTTTTATGGCGTTAAACTTAGTAGGTGCTAAAAAAACCTCCGCCTTTCAAAAGGTGTTTGTCATATTCCTATTAATCATTTTAGTTGGTTTTATTGCAGATGGTCTTTTTTCTATATTCACCTCAGATACTATCACCGATGAATCTATTAACAAACAATTTACTCCTTTCTTTTCAAACGGATTTGGGGGTATGTTTACTACTATAGGTTTTGTTTTTGTTTCCTATTTAGGGCTCACTCAAATAGTAAGTGTTGCAGAAGAAATTAAAAACCCTGAAAGAAATATTCCTTTAGGTATGATACTTTCCTTAGTCGTTACAGGATTAATTTATGGTTTAGGTGTTTTTATTATGGTAACTCTTATTGAGCCTACCGCCTTTGCTAACGAATTGGCACCAGCTGCTACAGCTGCTGAACAACTTTTTAAATGGTTACCCGATAATGTGGGAGTATTATTAATGTCGGTAGCTGCACTTGCCGCCTTTGCCTCTACAGGAAACGCAGGACTATTATCTGCATCTCGATATCCGTTTGCTATGGGACGCGATAAACTGTTCCCTGCTATTCTAGCCAAAATTGGTAAGAAAGGAAGTCCTGTAGTCGCTATATTTTTAACCACAGCGTTAATTATTGTATTCATTCTACTACTATCAGAAGAAGGTATTGTAAAGCTTGCTAGTACTTTCCAATTATTGATTTTTATCTTTATTAACTTCTCTGTTATTGTTTTTAGAAAAAGTAAAATAGAATCATACGATCCGGGGTATTTGTCTCCATTATATCCGTTTATGCAAGTTGTGGGAATTATTATTTCATTCATCCTTATTATTTATTTAGGATGGATGCCAGTACTTTTTACCTCTGGTATTATTGTTATTGGTTTACTTTGGTATCACTTTTATTCTAAAGGAAAAGTAAAACGAGAAGGCGCTATTTTTCATTGGTTTGCCCTTTTAGGAAGGCATCAATACGATGAATTGGAAAATGAATTAATGACCATTTTAAAAGAAAAAGGACTTCGTGAAGGGGATCCGTTTGATGAAACCGTAATTACATCGAAAATAAAAATACTTAAGGACACCACTAACTTTGACAAGGTCTTAAATATCGCTTCCGATTACTTTTGTAGGGAGTTAGACCTCAACAAAGAAGGTGTACTCCACAAGTTTTTCCAGTCTATACCCGATGAATCTGTCATCACTTTACCAGGTATTTTAGTTTTTCATGCCAAGTTTAAGAGTGTTACGCATCCTTCCATGAAAATTGTGATTTCTAAAAAACCAATTGAAGGAACACTGCCCTCTGAAGACTATGAGTTTAAAAAGCCCATACAAATCTGTGCTTTTCTAATTAACTCTGATGAAAACCCAAAACAGCAATTACGTATGCTATCGAGACTTCTTGATATTTTAGAACGAGAGCAAATCGTAAAAACCTTGCTTAAAATGAATAGCCACAGAGAAATTAAGGAGTTTTTACTACAAAACGAGCGATTTGTAAGCATCAAACTACTCGAAGGAACTCCGCAAGACACCATGATTGGAAAACAGCTAAAAGATATTCAGTTACCAAAAGATGTTTTAGTGGCTTTGGTTGAAAGAAACGACAAAACGTTTACCCCTAACGGTTCAACTGTTTTTCTAAAAGATGATGTACTTACCATACTTGGAGAAACCAAGTCTATCGCGAAACTGTATAAAGAATATATGAGTTATGAAATAGATAAGCTGGATACGGAGGAGACTAGTTAA
- a CDS encoding Crp/Fnr family transcriptional regulator, with amino-acid sequence MNQPNEYKTFLTSVFNRYATVGDDSISSLFSAAKIHDLKKGTTLLPFGKISKHVHVLYKGAVVSCFLHKDGTVYHKNIFLAENFVGSVVSSLTNTPSQFSLEVIEDSTIISFPYDTYRQLIRENQDLQNFYIAYLEKNWVIDKEKREIDIVLKEAKERYLDFVNANPNIENRIPLHYIASHLGITPTQLSRIRKSIKKTV; translated from the coding sequence ATGAATCAACCTAATGAATATAAAACCTTTTTAACAAGCGTTTTTAATCGTTATGCTACTGTGGGCGATGATTCCATTTCTTCTTTGTTTTCAGCTGCAAAAATTCATGATTTAAAAAAGGGAACTACTTTATTACCTTTTGGTAAAATCTCAAAACACGTTCATGTACTTTACAAAGGGGCTGTAGTTTCTTGTTTTTTACATAAAGATGGTACGGTATACCATAAAAACATCTTTTTAGCAGAAAACTTTGTAGGTTCAGTCGTATCGTCACTTACCAATACACCTTCTCAGTTTTCTCTGGAAGTTATAGAAGACTCTACAATTATTAGTTTTCCGTATGACACCTACAGACAACTTATTAGAGAAAACCAAGATTTACAAAACTTCTATATTGCTTATCTTGAAAAGAACTGGGTAATTGATAAAGAGAAACGAGAAATTGATATTGTTTTAAAAGAAGCTAAAGAACGATATCTCGATTTTGTAAACGCTAACCCAAACATAGAAAATAGAATACCGTTACACTATATTGCCTCTCACTTAGGTATCACGCCTACTCAATTAAGCCGAATTCGTAAGAGCATTAAAAAAACTGTATAG
- a CDS encoding PLP-dependent aminotransferase family protein has translation MQDKNLHTYIKNVVENMPADWLNLTTHRLDIYVEKLAKTQFLEQFEDLYNNNNATASSLNELPTAYDYIRLGHPLSSVLEWTIAKLYNTKAANVISFSSQTVPLLAVLRANLFANKNTQIVYTNEIPSFFDAEVIKNVYGYQFELKKVDSVEAIPEFDGSTVLIVEQEAICNFTILPNVDFYINIHPELGSLLLVNGEQNDSYISDIQHVRRRETIAMTPANSLKTLKSLIDEPYEVTVTDVAQNKAKVEKLINEITNTSTKALVASSGLSIQYAILMGLIDDALENHEGKAIKIVVPPNCYGGTNDQARRVAACLNNVDIVDLPVDGDNDMVESIDTVLTNIAAQDAVPYIIAEIPTNPRVEVPNLTDLRDVLSKKRTTPTGETAVDPVFILDQTFCPNVHFLGDTDMLANIRTISFASGSKFPSGGKCTAGYCVGNKTTNSLIEKIEKHLHICDNEATPLQYEILAAQMPSMTQRISDAYKNTREFVNFIHEVLPDTKINFVSEELASQGFTPSVFSLDLPTKGNTPEEKEAYKRALNLKLINLMITEIPNESKYCVSYGQLKGCYWTIPATSTQGTTKEGDKDYIARVALSPNIDLALHKKVFLDFVNSI, from the coding sequence ATGCAAGACAAAAACTTACATACTTATATAAAAAATGTTGTAGAAAATATGCCAGCAGATTGGTTAAACCTAACCACTCACCGTCTGGATATTTATGTAGAAAAACTAGCTAAAACCCAGTTTTTAGAACAGTTTGAAGATTTGTATAACAACAACAATGCTACTGCTTCATCTCTAAACGAGTTACCAACTGCATACGATTATATTCGTTTAGGGCATCCGTTATCGTCTGTATTAGAGTGGACGATAGCCAAACTATACAACACAAAAGCAGCGAATGTAATTAGTTTTTCATCACAAACGGTTCCTTTATTGGCTGTGTTAAGAGCGAATTTATTTGCTAATAAAAACACGCAAATAGTGTACACCAATGAAATCCCTAGCTTTTTTGATGCAGAGGTAATTAAGAACGTATATGGATATCAGTTTGAATTAAAAAAGGTGGATAGTGTTGAAGCTATTCCTGAGTTTGATGGTAGCACCGTATTGATTGTTGAACAAGAAGCTATTTGCAACTTTACCATTCTACCTAATGTTGATTTCTACATCAACATACACCCAGAATTAGGAAGCCTATTATTGGTAAACGGAGAGCAAAACGATTCTTATATTTCAGACATTCAACATGTAAGAAGAAGAGAAACCATTGCCATGACTCCTGCTAATTCGTTAAAAACATTAAAAAGTCTTATCGATGAGCCGTATGAGGTTACAGTAACTGACGTAGCACAAAACAAAGCGAAGGTTGAGAAACTCATCAACGAAATTACCAACACCAGTACAAAAGCGTTAGTTGCTTCAAGTGGACTTTCAATACAATATGCCATTTTAATGGGATTGATTGATGATGCTCTTGAAAACCATGAAGGAAAAGCGATTAAAATTGTAGTGCCTCCAAACTGTTATGGTGGTACAAACGACCAAGCGAGACGTGTTGCTGCCTGTTTAAACAACGTAGACATTGTTGATTTACCTGTTGATGGTGACAACGACATGGTAGAAAGTATTGATACCGTGTTAACCAACATTGCAGCACAAGATGCGGTTCCGTATATCATTGCAGAAATTCCGACCAACCCAAGAGTAGAAGTACCTAATCTTACCGATTTAAGAGATGTTTTAAGTAAAAAACGTACAACTCCTACTGGTGAAACAGCGGTTGATCCTGTGTTTATTTTAGACCAAACTTTCTGTCCGAATGTTCACTTTTTAGGAGATACAGACATGTTAGCCAATATTAGAACTATTTCGTTTGCAAGTGGTTCTAAATTCCCTAGTGGTGGAAAATGTACTGCTGGATACTGTGTTGGAAATAAAACAACCAACTCGTTAATAGAAAAAATAGAAAAGCACTTACACATTTGCGATAACGAGGCTACACCGCTTCAATATGAAATATTGGCTGCACAAATGCCTTCGATGACACAAAGAATTAGTGATGCTTATAAGAATACTCGTGAGTTTGTAAACTTTATTCATGAAGTTTTACCTGATACTAAAATCAATTTTGTTTCAGAAGAACTAGCTTCACAAGGATTTACGCCATCGGTATTTTCGTTAGACCTTCCTACTAAAGGAAATACTCCGGAAGAAAAAGAAGCGTATAAAAGAGCCTTAAACTTAAAGCTTATCAATTTAATGATTACTGAAATTCCGAATGAAAGTAAGTATTGTGTAAGCTACGGACAGTTAAAAGGTTGTTATTGGACGATTCCTGCAACCTCAACACAAGGAACTACCAAAGAAGGTGATAAAGATTATATTGCTCGTGTAGCACTTTCTCCTAATATCGATTTAGCGCTTCATAAAAAAGTTTTCCTTGATTTTGTAAATAGTATTTAA
- a CDS encoding HD domain-containing protein yields MTQELYQKAIKFAGEKHKDQKVPGTNSNYLLHISNVAMEIIIAYNANNNFDLNYAVQLALLHDTLEDTDTNFSELLIMFGEKVANGVQALTKNKNISSKKEKMIDSLNRINKLEKEVGMVKLADRITNLQEPPKHWKKDKIQHYLSEAIVINETLNNKNEYLNKRLESKIAEYKKYIK; encoded by the coding sequence ATGACACAAGAACTATATCAAAAAGCAATAAAATTTGCTGGAGAAAAACATAAAGATCAAAAAGTTCCTGGAACAAACTCTAACTATTTGCTACACATCTCTAACGTTGCTATGGAAATAATCATAGCATATAATGCAAATAACAATTTCGATTTGAATTACGCTGTTCAATTAGCGCTACTCCACGATACATTAGAAGATACTGATACCAACTTTTCGGAGTTATTGATCATGTTTGGAGAAAAAGTTGCTAATGGAGTTCAAGCATTGACTAAAAATAAAAACATAAGCTCCAAAAAGGAGAAAATGATAGATAGCTTGAACCGAATAAACAAACTTGAGAAAGAAGTTGGAATGGTAAAATTAGCAGATAGAATCACAAACCTTCAAGAACCACCAAAACATTGGAAAAAAGATAAAATTCAACACTATTTATCTGAAGCTATCGTAATTAATGAAACACTGAATAACAAGAATGAGTATTTAAATAAAAGATTAGAGAGTAAAATTGCTGAATACAAAAAGTATATTAAATAA
- a CDS encoding GNAT family N-acetyltransferase has product MKKIVSNINNLTSLWKTAAAPYQGYHKETSFESAYIENAQWPNRIWTNLSPSKNQLKEVQQQMLGEDKHFTFSLFALPNQENNVEFDTKIQLKSTQYGMSLELKEKFETQRQIDFKRVENTEEANIWSNAFFKAFSYEISTATILKTKEAIPYYLVYFEQELVGTIILYTTNTIAGLHSLGIIPEKRKQGFATEIMRHTLNKAIDQNLSLATLQASEMAKEMYLKLGFSLDFLMKNYGVANPS; this is encoded by the coding sequence ATGAAAAAAATAGTATCAAATATTAATAATTTAACTTCTTTGTGGAAAACTGCTGCGGCTCCATATCAAGGATATCATAAAGAAACATCTTTTGAAAGCGCTTATATTGAAAATGCCCAATGGCCTAATAGAATTTGGACCAACCTCTCTCCTTCTAAAAACCAACTAAAAGAAGTACAACAACAAATGTTAGGAGAAGATAAGCATTTTACATTTTCTTTATTTGCACTACCCAATCAAGAAAACAATGTAGAATTTGACACTAAAATTCAGTTAAAGTCAACACAATACGGAATGAGTTTAGAACTAAAAGAAAAGTTTGAAACTCAAAGACAGATCGATTTTAAAAGAGTAGAAAACACAGAAGAAGCTAACATTTGGAGCAACGCTTTTTTTAAAGCCTTTAGTTACGAAATAAGTACAGCAACCATTTTAAAAACCAAAGAAGCCATACCCTACTACCTTGTTTATTTTGAACAAGAACTTGTTGGAACCATAATTTTATACACTACTAATACTATTGCTGGTTTGCACAGCTTGGGTATTATTCCTGAAAAAAGGAAACAAGGTTTTGCTACCGAAATTATGCGCCATACATTGAATAAAGCTATTGACCAGAATTTATCATTAGCTACACTACAAGCCTCAGAAATGGCTAAAGAAATGTATTTAAAACTAGGGTTTTCTTTAGACTTTTTAATGAAAAATTATGGTGTTGCCAACCCTTCTTAA
- a CDS encoding NAD(P)H-dependent oxidoreductase produces MKKILIINGHPDKESFNFGLSEAYKTGAKKSTAEIQEINIRELNFNPNLQFGYRKRTELEPDLLEAQEKLKWADHLVLVYPIWWGSVPAIMKGFLDRVLLPGFAFNKREKSLWWDKYFTGKTARIICTLDQPAWYYKWFYKSPSHNAIKKLTLNYIGVKKVRITTIGPIRLSKEKFRTKWLKKVATLGAMNK; encoded by the coding sequence ATGAAGAAGATACTCATTATAAACGGACACCCAGATAAGGAAAGTTTTAATTTTGGTCTTTCTGAAGCTTATAAAACAGGCGCTAAGAAATCAACTGCTGAAATACAAGAAATAAACATCCGGGAATTAAATTTTAACCCCAACCTTCAATTTGGCTACCGAAAACGAACAGAACTTGAACCTGACTTATTAGAAGCACAAGAAAAACTAAAATGGGCTGACCACTTAGTATTGGTGTATCCTATTTGGTGGGGCTCAGTACCTGCAATTATGAAAGGCTTTTTAGACCGAGTTTTACTCCCTGGTTTTGCTTTTAATAAAAGAGAAAAGTCTTTATGGTGGGATAAATATTTTACAGGAAAAACAGCCAGAATAATTTGCACATTAGACCAACCTGCTTGGTACTATAAATGGTTTTATAAAAGCCCGAGTCATAATGCCATAAAAAAACTAACATTAAACTATATAGGAGTAAAAAAAGTGCGAATTACTACTATTGGTCCTATAAGATTATCAAAAGAAAAGTTTAGAACTAAATGGTTGAAAAAAGTAGCAACTCTTGGAGCAATGAACAAATAA
- a CDS encoding ApeA N-terminal domain 1-containing protein, which translates to MENYIGKIVSPFDENESIDFVRLSVSNERIEIEFSSSKRYYGIIKTIIGVFNGFGKVTLVNCQNIGTSSGAGADVRKFSADYLFKGEFIKNPESFYFDRVNIEMAGLLDWTKISTINNNLFIDKKLTIEDIDIIEIYNSENFSVEIFSSNNINYKRENNEITIRENVGLKIKSSNGDINIWDYLHLIKELKKILFILSNRSTKIDSTNFYKDDKYPVTLYWTGNNSLGSSSPMSPRIKFEEVKPSLNNIIHNWFEKKDLHTSIELILEKSINIKLSRENYFLNNCFSIETFHRRFKNYKLFDKSEFKEIKKGILESIEKETIRELISNNLAHINEPNFRKRLSDFHSDFSKILPQEWIVEDYITKIVKSRNYLVHRSSRKKVFDRFDMLYASIFIETVIKINVYRVLGIKEDLIENLLVETSGTIKGFYDANKRIQIEK; encoded by the coding sequence ATGGAAAATTACATAGGAAAAATAGTATCACCCTTTGACGAGAATGAATCCATTGATTTCGTTCGACTATCAGTTTCCAATGAAAGAATAGAAATTGAATTTTCTTCAAGTAAGAGATATTATGGAATTATAAAAACCATAATTGGTGTTTTTAATGGATTTGGAAAAGTAACATTAGTAAATTGTCAAAATATCGGAACATCTAGTGGAGCTGGTGCAGATGTTAGGAAGTTTAGTGCAGATTATTTATTCAAAGGTGAGTTTATCAAAAATCCTGAATCTTTTTATTTCGATAGAGTAAATATTGAAATGGCTGGATTGCTTGATTGGACTAAAATTTCAACAATAAATAATAATCTTTTCATAGATAAAAAATTAACTATTGAAGATATAGACATTATTGAAATATATAATTCTGAAAATTTCTCAGTAGAAATTTTCTCTTCTAATAACATAAATTACAAAAGAGAAAACAACGAAATTACTATAAGAGAAAATGTTGGATTAAAAATTAAATCTTCAAATGGCGATATCAATATTTGGGACTATTTACATTTAATAAAAGAATTAAAGAAAATACTTTTTATTTTAAGTAACAGAAGTACTAAAATTGACAGTACAAATTTCTATAAAGACGATAAATACCCTGTAACCTTATATTGGACTGGTAACAATTCTTTGGGTTCTTCATCCCCAATGAGTCCTAGAATAAAGTTTGAAGAAGTTAAACCTAGTTTAAACAATATTATTCACAATTGGTTTGAAAAAAAAGACCTTCATACAAGTATTGAATTAATTTTAGAAAAGTCTATTAATATTAAACTTAGTCGAGAAAACTATTTTTTGAATAATTGTTTCTCTATTGAGACATTTCATAGACGTTTTAAAAACTATAAGTTATTTGATAAATCAGAATTTAAAGAAATAAAAAAAGGAATATTAGAATCGATTGAAAAAGAAACCATTAGAGAATTAATCTCAAACAATTTAGCACATATTAACGAACCTAACTTTAGAAAAAGGCTATCAGATTTTCATTCAGATTTTTCTAAAATTTTGCCACAAGAATGGATAGTTGAAGACTATATAACTAAGATTGTTAAATCTAGAAACTATTTAGTTCACAGAAGTTCAAGAAAAAAGGTTTTTGATAGATTTGATATGCTATATGCTTCAATTTTTATTGAAACAGTTATTAAAATTAATGTTTACAGAGTTTTAGGAATAAAAGAAGATTTAATTGAAAATTTATTAGTTGAGACGAGTGGTACGATAAAAGGTTTTTATGATGCAAATAAAAGAATACAAATTGAAAAATAA